In Lotus japonicus ecotype B-129 chromosome 5, LjGifu_v1.2, one genomic interval encodes:
- the LOC130717904 gene encoding uncharacterized protein LOC130717904 yields MAGGPRRGGRGRQRRGNDKGKEPVGEQSTREGKGKEPVVQEPVEGEGKEPVLEGWQLFGADDIPNHFRFRPTVVSKLTLIIWHKGHFVFEPTCAYVEGESEILPGWDPDQINSIEVDKIVTAHLGYASYKCLWYRAPTLGLFDGRKPLRDDGDVHQFLSDVKGFSEVEFYVEHLEETGVQTGELQKGTQIFVEDIDSETESAFVSVAREAEAEIDSLARGVSEVRAVSEVVSEESVVHEGVSEKRVLPEGVREEVVVHGGVSEQRTVSEVVSEQGVQQNIVSLTGEHISDDDSLDDDYEALSGEEESDDVSLDDSDFDERWEWTTVLPTGDVEAVTSLLGSQNPNSTNYDSFEDEYGDSSDLDTPPGSDSDTEERPKFPKFKQKEDDSEVRFEVGQIFSSAALLKNAVKDYALQNKKNVYLEKNDPKRVVVKCTEECVFYLRASKYKQNTYFQIVTLYDEHTCVRTSKNRQAKTKWIAKKFVSMLRHTPSLKVGALVEEAKIRWGVVLSRFQA; encoded by the exons ATGGCTGGTGGTCCCAGGCGTGGAGGTAGAGGGCGACAACGACGAGGCAACGACAAGGGAAAGGAGCCTGTCGGTGAACAAAGCACACGTGAGGGGAAGGGAAAAGAGCCTGTCGTTCAAGAACCTGTCGAGGGAGAAGGAAAGGAGCCCGTGCTCGAAGGGTGGCAGTTGTTTGGAGCCGACGATATTCCAAACCATTTCCGATTTAG GCCTACTGTTGTGAGTAAATTGACATTGATTATTTGGCATAAAGGTCATTTTGTGTTTGAGCCTACATGTGCGTATGTTGAAGGGGAGTCTGAAATATTGCCAGGTTGGGATCCAgatcaaataaattcaatagAAGTAGACAAGATAGTGACAGCACATTTAGGGTATGCTTCATATAAGTGTTTGTGGTATAGGGCTCCTACTTTAGGGTTGTTTGATGGCCGCAAACCACTTAGGGATGATGGAGATGTTCATCAATTTCTGAGTGATGTCAAGGGTTTCTCTGAAGTTGAGTTTTATGTTGAGCACTTGGAAGAAACTGGAGTACAAACTGGTGAATTGCAGAAAGGGACACAGATATTTGTGGAGGACATTGACTCTGAAACAGAGTCTGCTTTTGTGAGTGTAGCAAGGGAGGCAGAGGCTGAGATTGACAGTCTTGCAAGGGGGGTGAGTGAGGTAAGGGCGGTGTCTGAAGTTGTGAGTGAAGAGAGTGTGGTGCACGAGGGTGTGAGTGAAAAGAGAGTGCTGCCTGAGGGTGTGAGAGAGGAGGTTGTGGTGCATGGGGGTGTGAGTGAACAGAGGACTGTGTCTGAGGTTGTGAGTGAACAGGGGGTACAACAAAATATTGTTAGCCTGACTGGGGAGCACATATCAGATGATGACAGCTTGGATGATGATTATGAAGCACTGAGTGGGGAAGAAGAATCTGATGATGTGAGCCTTGATGACTCAGACTTTGATGAGAGATGGGAGTGGACTACTGTTTTGCCAACTGGAGATGTTGAAGCTGTAACTAGTTTGCTTGGTTCACAAAACCCCAATTCTACCAACTATGATAGTTTTGAAGATGAGTATGGAGACTCTTCAGACCTAGATACTCCACCTGGAAGTGATTCAGATACTGAGGAGAGACCCAAGTTTCCTAAGTTCAAGCAAAAGGAAGATGATTCTGAAGTCAGGTTTGAGGTAGGTCAGATATTTAGTTCTGCTGCTCTTCTTAAGAATGCAGTGAAGGATTATGCCTTGCAGAATAAGAAGAATgtttatttggaaaaaaatgaTCCAAAAAGGGTTGTAGTTAAATGTACTGAGGAATGTGTATTCTATCTTAGGGCATCTAAGTACAAGCAGAACACATACTTTCAGATTGTCACATTATATGATGAGCATACATGTGTAAGGACCAGCAAGAATAGGCAAGCTAAGACCAAGTGGATAGCAAAGAAGTTTGTGTCTATGCTAAGACACACACCTTCCTTGAAGGTAGGTGCTTTGGTAGAGGAGGCAAAGATAAGGTGGGGGGTTGTGTTGTCTAGATTTCAAGCTTAG
- the LOC130717902 gene encoding uncharacterized protein LOC130717902, whose amino-acid sequence MIQGAVLEQYRHLRSFGEELLRSNPGSTVKIKSVVGAGNPVFERIYICFAACKRAFATCCRPLIGLDGCFLKGLYGGQLLAAVGKDGNNQMIPIAFAVVEAETKDSWAWFVHLLVDDLSSVSPNAWAFISDQQKGLVPTLQELDPNVEHRLCVKHLYGNWRKKYPGQEMKGALWAAARASTGPEFERAMDHMKTLNEEAWKDMMEVPAKMWSRSAFSTNTVCDLQVNNMCEAFNRAILEWRDKPIITLIEGLKYYITNRIVKQRELMLKYRGAICPMIQQKLEVNKQKADNWIPMWNGDGGYTLFEVSRSQTDKHSVNLATKTCSCRRWDLSGIPCCHAITCMWHNHVAPEEYVHPCYSKQNFLATYDHIILPSNGPKLWPISRYPPLDPPFMRRAPGRPKKQRRKTNDEPRDPNRLRRYQTTIQCRRCGEPGHNKRTCTGKQAADRAIPVGGNKDNSQMLHPEQRASGSGSAQARNDGAVETGEQEQLLTTRRRTRRASGSGANQQGNDAAVETGAQQPGVTTTKRTTRASGIGAASEGNGVAVDTNAHEAAPTRRRPPRASRRRQPQGEASQAAQPVQNHQPIQPQQPVQAPYILT is encoded by the exons ATGATACAAGGAGCAGTGCTTGAGCAGTATAGACATCTTAGGAGTTTTGGTGAAGAACTCCTAAGAAGCAATCCAGGTAGTACAGTCAAGATCAAGAGTGTTGTGGGAGCTGGTAATCCAGTGTTTGAGAGAATTTACATTTGTTTTGCTGCCTGTAAGAGAGCCTTTGCAACCTGTTGTAGACCCTTAATAGGCTTGGATGGGTGCTTTTTAAAGGGATTATATGGTGGGCAGTTATTGGCAGCTGTTGGGAAGGATGGGAATAATCAAATGATTCCCATAGCATTTGCAGTTGTAGAGGCAGAGACAAAGGATTCATGGGCTTGGTTTGTGCACCTGCTAGTTGATGACTTGAGTAGTGTGAGTCCAAATGCCTGGGCTTTTATTTCTGATCAACAAAAG GGATTGGTACCCACTTTACAAGAGCTGGATCCAAATGTGGAGCATAGACTTTGTGTAAAGCATTTATATGGGAATTGGAGGAAAAAATACCCCGGTCAAGAAATGAAAGGAGCACTTTGGGCAGCGGCTAGAGCAAGTACTGGTCCAGAGTTTGAAAGGGCTATGGATCATATGAAGACATTAAATGAGGAAGCATGGAAGGATATGATGGAGGTACCAGCCAAGATGTGGAGTAGGTCAGCTTTTAGTACTAATACAGTGTGCGATCTGCAGGTGAATAATATGTGTGAGGCCTTCAATAGGGCAATATTAGAATGGAGAGATAAGCCAATTATTACTCTAATTGAAGGCCTCAAATATTATATCACTAACAGGATAGTGAAGCAAAGAGAACTGATGTTAAAGTACAGGGGTGCAATTTGCCCTATGATCCAACAAAAGCTAGAGGTGAACAAGCAGAAGGCTGATAACTGGATACCTATGTGGAATGGAGATGGTGGTTACACTTTGTTTGAGGTTAGTAGGAGTCAAACAGACAAGCATTCTGTGAATTTAGCTACAAAGACTTGTTCTTGTAGGAGATGGGACCTAAGTGGAATTCCATGCTGCCATGCAATAACTTGTATGTGGCACAACCATGTGGCACCTGAAGAATATGTTCACCCTTGTTATAG CAAACAAAACTTCTTGGCTACTTATGATCACATTATCCTGCCATCTAATGGGCCCAAGTTGTGGCCTATTAGTCGATATCCTCCACTTGATCCACCTTTCATGAGAAGGGCACCTGGGAGGCCCAAAAAGCAGAGGAGGAAAACAAATGATGAGCCCAGAGACCCCAATAGGCTGAGGAGGTACCAGACCACAATTCAGTGTAGGAGGTGTGGTGAACCAGGGCATAACAAAAGGACTTGTACTGGTAAGCAAGCTGCTGACAGGGCTATACCAGTGGGAGGGAACAAG GATAATTCCCAGATGCTTCATCCTGAACAAAGGGCAAGTGGGAGTGGATCTGCTCAAGCAAGAAATGATGGTGCTGTTGAAACTGGTGAACAAGAACAATTGTTGACTACTAGAAGGAGAACTAGAAGAGCAAGTGGGAGTGGAGCTAATCAACAAGGGAATGATGCTGCTGTTGAAACTGGTGCACAACAACCAGGGGTGACTACTACAAAGAGAACTACAAGAGCAAGTGGGATTGGAGCTGCTAGTGAAGGAAATGGCGTTGCTGTTGATACCAATGCACATGAAGCTGCTCCAACTAGAAGGAGACCTCCAAGGGCAAGTAGAAGGAGACAACCTCAAGGTGAAGCCTCCCAAGCTGCACAACCAGTTCAAAATCATCAACCAATTCAACCTCAGCAGCCAGTTCAAGCACCATATATACTGACATAG
- the LOC130719336 gene encoding uncharacterized protein LOC130719336, which translates to MSQDSSKKLTPEMNAYGVKVMGLKSKTPKSSRVSKSSPHTSEIAIAQGIPQPSSDPSKKKGKKARSKSDASKAKKKMVTRSSEATQGVNFEAEINPSTGDDVADLRITEVLETPLKEVLHAYVDPIVPSPSNNQSSHGVDTDCNKDSDHLEEEVMVLNSTSSVDKDMHVEGVQDVIENSESDEVLINTLSSSASVASKRQKMTVVRKYSTRSSGKKLGLGLSENKQRKKVIILDDDTPVVQNVKRKVHKDNATPVVDETPTVELDKSDTGSAARKRKIGKRIPENVPAAPLDNISFHSEESVGKWKYVYQRRIAQERELTGEILHCQEIMELIETAGLLKTVTEIGGCYDKLVREFIVNVTTNCTESGHPDFRKVFVRGRCVHFSPEIINQYLGRSTIATRNEELSLSAITNELTAGQVMEWPVKGLLSSTHLSVKYAILNRIGAANWAPTTHNSDISSGLAKLIYLIGTKAQFDFGEYVFAQTMKHADTFAVKLPIGFPCLLCGIILSQHPQILLVDEVPSKKASLLTIDYRLLAGAHVSDVAGLAEMTQGEGTSSQKTPETPIAALIAVSKMLQDTITSCTLRKKNVDTLILQLTKGKRPLDDNAAANDQNDAGTSDDDTNASD; encoded by the coding sequence ATGAGTCAAGACTCTAGCAAGAAACTCACTCCTGAGATGAATGCTTACGGGGTAAAGGTAATGGGTTTGAAATCCAAAACCCCAAAATCTTCAAGGGTTTCAAAatcctctcctcatacctctgaAATTGCAATTGCTCAAGGTATTCCTCAACCATCGTCTGATCCGAgcaagaagaaagggaaaaaggcaCGATCCAAGTCAGATGCGTCCAAagcaaagaagaagatggtaaCGAGAAGCTCTGAGGCTACCCAGGGAGTGAATTTCGAGGCTGAAATCAACCCAAGTACAGGTGATGATGTTGCTGATCTTCGTATCACTGAAGTGTTGGAAACTCCTCTCAAGGAAGTTTTACATGCATATGTAGATCCAATTGTTCCATCACCAAGCAACAATCAATCAAGCCACGGTGTTGATACTGATTGCAACAAGGATTCTGATCATCTTGAGGAAGAGGTAATGGTTCTCAACTCTACTTCCTCTGTTGATAAAGATATGCATGTCGAGGGTGTTCAGGATGTCATTGAAAACTCAGAATCTGATGAGGTGTTGATCAACACCCTTAGTTCTTCTGCTTCTGTTGCTTCAAAGAGGCAAAAGATGACTGTTGTTCGTAAGTACTCTACGCGTTCCTCTGGCAAGAAgttaggtttgggtttgagtgagAACAAGCAGCGCAAGAAGGTCATTATTCTTGATGATGATACTCCTGTTGTACAAAATGTCAAGAGAAAGGTTCACAAAGATAATGCTACTCCTGTTGTTGATGAGACTCCAACTGTGGAGTTGGATAAGTCAGACACTGGTTCTGCTGCTCGAAAGCGCAAGATTGGGAAACGAATTCCAGAAAATGTGCCTGCTGCTCCTTTGGATAACATTTCCTTTCACTCTGAAGAAAGTGTTGGTAAGTGGAAGTATGTTTATCAGCGCAGGATTGCTCAAGAGAGGGAATTGACTGGTGAGATTTTGCATTGCCAAGAAATTATGGAACTTATTGAGACTGCTGGGTTGTTGAAAACTGTTACTGAGATTGGTGGCTGCTATGACAAGTTGGTGCGAGAATTTATTGTGAATGTGACTACAAATTGCACTGAGTCTGGGCATCCTGATTTCAGGAAAGTTTTTGTGCGTGGTAGGTGTGTACATTTTTCACCTGAGATCATTAATCAGTATTTGGGAAGGAGCACTATTGCCACAAGAAATGAAGAGCTGTCCTTGAGTGCTATCACTAATGAACTCACGGCTGGTCAGGTTATGGAATGGCCTGTCAAAGGCTTGTTGTCTTCTACTCatttgagtgtgaagtatgctatcttGAATCGCATTGGTGCTGCAAATTGGGCTCCTACCACCCACAACTCAGATATTTCTTCAGGTTTggcaaaattaatttatctgaTTGGTACTAAGGCTCAGTTTGATTTTGGTGAATATGTCTTTGCTCAAACTATGAAGCATGCTGACACCTTTGCTGTCAAGCTCCCTATTGGGTTTCCGTGTTTACTTTGTGGGATTATCTTGAGTCAACATCCTCAAATTCTCCTTGTTGATGAGGTTCCTAGCAAGAAGGCTAGTCTACTCACTATTGATTACAGGCTGCTAGCTGGTGCCCATGTTTCTGATGTTGCTGGTTTGGCTGAGATGACTCAGGGGGAGGGTACTTCCTCTCAGAAGACTCCTGAGACTCCTATTGCTGCGCTTATTGCGGTGTCTAAGATGCTTCAGGACACAATTACTAGTTGTacattgaggaagaagaatgtggaCACTCTCATTCTGCAGTTGACTAAAGGCAAGAGGCCTCTTGACGACAATGCTGCTGCTAATGATCAAAATGATGCTGGTACTTCTGATGATGACACTAATGCTAGTGATTAG
- the LOC130719337 gene encoding uncharacterized protein LOC130719337, whose translation MDNSKEGGSVNRPPILDGTNYDYWKARMIAFLKSIDSKTWKAIVKGWKHPVNIPKEGSSVGELKPEDEWNKEEDEEALGNSKALNAIFNGVDKNMFRLINTCTVAKDAWEILKTAHEGTSRVRMSRLQILTTQFENLKMKEDETISDFHMRLRDMENSSFALGEQMSEEKLNDRPEKRNKSIALVSSTDLDDDMSDNETGESISEAIAFMGRKFNKVLKRLDKRSRPNVQDKRLDNFKNQQFQRKVKDEDKTGNGRGVQCHECEGFGHIKAECATYLKKQKKRMVTTWSDDESDTEGEDVTANRVTSFMVRCDSGDGDSDKEISDEELAEAYKLLYTKWKEACIYGQQQKKQVFELQAEKKKLTEEVALLNSKMEGMTKSIRMMSKSTDILDEILDVGKSAGDKTGIGFDYRAVNKASQNMTKEHVQIGRQSNVKMWNRRPQQSVTHSYAQVRNYQNSTWRCHYCGRFGHIRPYCFKLYGYPILQDVSREYEKKSPGKSRWKPKVNATALIAHTSLRASSKEDWYFDSGCSRHMTGVKSYLEKMKPHAKSFVTFGDGAKGKIRRIGKLSDTGSPNLDDVLLVEGLTANLIIISQLCDQGLKVVFKQSGCVVKNKNKDVLMRGARSKDNCYMWTSETTSLSARCLMSKEDEVRIWHQKLGHLNLKSMKRIVAEEAVRGIPKLKIQEGKVCGECQIGKQVKMSHQKLQHLTTSKVLELLHMDLMGPMQVESLGGKRYVFVCVDDFSRFTWVEFLKEKSDTFEVFKELCLQVQREKGSGIVKIRSDHGKEFENGQFSEFCSSEGIKHEFSAPITPQQNGVVERKNRTLQESARAMLHAKNLPYHFWAEAINTACYIHNRVTIRQGDTVTQYELWKGKKPTVKYFHVFGSKCYILSDREHRRKLDPKSEVGISGVFWKQQSIQSL comes from the exons ATGGACAACTCAAAGGAAGGTGGCTCTGTGAATAGACCACCTATTCTGGATGGCACCAACTacgactactggaaggctcgtATGATTGcgtttctcaaatcaattgataGCAAGACCTGGAAggctattgtcaaaggttggaaacatccggTGAACATACCCAAGGAAGGGTCATCTGTTGGTGAGTtgaaacctgaggatgaatggaaCAAAGAAGAGGATGAGGAGGCGTTGGGTAACTCTAAAGCGCTAAATGCTATATTCAATGGAGTGGATAAAAACATGTTCCGATTGATCAACACTTGCACTGTGGCAaaagatgcttgggagattctcaagactgctcaTGAGGGGACTTCCAGAGTTagaatgtcaaggcttcagattctaacaactcagtttgagaacTTAAAGATGAAGGAAGATGAGACCATCTCTGATTTTCATATGAGACTGCGTGATATGGAAAACTCCtcttttgctttgggagaacaaaTGTCAGAGGAGAAGCTC AATGATAGACctgagaaaagaaataaaagcatTGCTCTTGTCTCAAGCACAGATTTAGATGATGATATGTCTGATAATGAAACTGGTGAAAGTATATCAGAAGCCATAGCTTTTATgggaagaaaattcaacaaggtTTTGAAGAGGCTGGATAAGCGATCGAGGCCAAATGTGCAAGACAAACGGCTTGACAACTTCAAGAATCAGCAATTTCAAAGAAAAGTGAAAGATGAAGACAAGACAGGAAATGGCCGAGGggttcaatgtcatgaatgtgaaggtttTGGCCACATCAAGGCTGAATGTGCCACCtatttgaagaaacaaaagaaaaggaTGGTCACCACTTGGTCTGATGATGAATCTGATACAGAAGGTGAAGATGTAACAGCAAACAGAGTAACTTCATTCATGGTTAGATGTGATTCAGGTGATGGGGACAGTGACAAGGAGATCTCTGATGAGGAACTTGCTGAAGCCTATAAGCTTCTCTACACTAAGTGGAAAGAAGCATGTATCTACGGTCAGCAACAAAAGAAGCAAGTCTTTGAGCTTCAagctgagaagaagaagctaaCTGAAGAAGTGGCCTTATTGAACTCAAAAATGGAAGGAATGACCAAGTCCATTCGCATGATGAGTAAAAGCACTGATATTCTGGATGAAATTCTTGATGTTGGAAAAAGTGCAGGTGATAAGACTGGGATAGGATTTGATTATCGTGCTGTTAACAAGGCAAGCCAGAACATGACCAAGGAACATGTGCAGATTGGAAGGCAATCAAATGTTAAAATGTGGAACCGCAGGCCCCAGCAATCAGTTACACATTCGTATGCTCAAGTCAGGAactatcaaaattcaacttggagatgtcattattgtggGAGATTTGGTCACATTAGACCATATTGCTTCAAGCTTTATGGATATCCTATACTTCAAGATGTATCACGAGAGTATGAAAAGAAAAGTCCAGGCAAAAGCAGGTGGAAGCCTAAGGTTAATGCTACTGCTCTCATTGCTCACACCTCTCTGCGTGCATCATCAAAAGAAGACTGGTACTTCGATAGTGGATGTTCCAGACACATGACAGGAGTGAAGAGTTATCTTGAGAAAATGAAACCACATGCTAAGAGCTTTGTTACTTTCGGTGATGGAGCCAAAGGAAAGATCAGACGAATTGGAAAATTGTCTGACACAGGATCTCCAAACCTTGACGATGTTCTGTTAGTTGAAGGATTAACTGCAAACTTGATCATTATAAGTCAACTTTGTGACCAAGGCTTGAAGGTGGTGTTCAAACAATCTGGGTGTGTtgtcaaaaataagaacaaggATGTGCTAATGAGAGGAGCTAGATCAAAGGACAACTGCTACATGTGGACCTCTGAAACAACATCCTTGTCTGCTCGATGCTTGATGTCTAAGGAAGATGAAGTTAGAATCTGGCACCAAAAGTTAGGTCATCTGAATCTTAAGAGTATGAAAAGAATTGTTGCTGAGGAAGCAGTTAGAGGAATACCAAAGTTGAAAATTCAAGAAGGAAAGGTTTGTGGTGAATGTCAGATTGGGAAGCAAGTCAAAATGTCCCACCAGAAGCTACAACATCTGACTACATCAAAAGTACTCGAACTACTGCACATGGATTTGATGGGGCCAATGCAAGTGGAAagtctgggaggaaaaaggtatgtttttgtctgtgtagatgatttttccagATTCACTTGGGTAGAATTTCTGAAGGAGAAGTCAGACACCTTTGAAGTGTTCAAAGAACTATGTCTCCAAGTGCAAAGGGAAAAAGGGAGTGGGATTGTTAAAataagaagtgatcatggaaaagaatttgagaATGGTCAATTTTCTGAGTTCTGCTCCTCTGAAGGAATCAAACATGAATTCTCTGCTCCTATCACTCCTCAGCAAAACGGAGtggttgaaaggaagaacagaacaTTGCAAGAATCTGCCAGAGCTATGTTGCATGCTAAAAATCTACCATATCATTTTTGGGCTGAGGCCATCAACACTGCCTGCTATATTCACAATCGTGTCACTATTCGTCAAGGAGATACAGTCACTcagtatgaactatggaaagggAAAAAACCTACAGTGAAGTATTTCCATGTATTTGGCAGCAAGTGTTACATTCTGTCTGATAGAGAACACAGGAGAAAACTGGATCCTAAAAGTGAAGTTGGAATATCTGGGGTATTCTGGAAACAGCAGAGCATACAGAGTTTATAA